The Nitrospira sp. genome contains a region encoding:
- a CDS encoding alginate export family protein, protein MSKKSWWWALLSVPLLFLGTDITKAVEYGELVQKDGKWEFKETEDPVIKLMHDKHWINDEEYFKVTDRQGKNWIEPVDAVLNRRREMEWVRYEKTALHLPDWLDLGFENRTRFESYDHPWRASQAIGNGRTDAQIALRSRVRIGLGGDGPLKLLFEGQDSRSFLDGDRGDFRDTTTVNEFDVLQLVGSLTVNNLFGTGLRTDVHFGRMTLDLGNRRLVARNAFRNTTNSFDGFHWQLSQDKTWRIRGFATQPVVRDDTRLDQQYNNLLFWGTYFESRHFPWFLVDAYYLGLNDQRLPNGTTHRTYTTAGGRFYKDPKPGEPDYEIETTWQTGRRGVTDHFAHFQHLELGYMFNVPWTPRLVFQFDYASGDRQPGDSQDEGFDTLFGARRWEYGPTGTWGPFSRTNLITPGWRIFLNPTPNWILMAKHRVWYLAQDRDVFGNTGLRDQTGNSGTSLGHDVELQAQWMINANLDFDVGYVHWFKGSYFDSPTILAQMPSGGNKDSDYFYASIRLRI, encoded by the coding sequence ATGTCGAAGAAATCGTGGTGGTGGGCCTTGCTCAGTGTGCCGCTCCTGTTTTTGGGGACGGACATAACAAAGGCCGTCGAGTATGGGGAGCTGGTACAGAAAGACGGCAAATGGGAATTCAAGGAGACGGAAGATCCGGTCATCAAACTCATGCACGACAAACACTGGATCAACGACGAAGAGTATTTCAAAGTCACCGATCGTCAGGGGAAAAATTGGATCGAACCCGTCGATGCGGTGCTGAATCGACGGCGGGAAATGGAGTGGGTTCGTTACGAAAAGACTGCGCTCCACTTACCCGACTGGCTCGATCTCGGGTTCGAAAACCGAACCCGGTTTGAATCATATGATCATCCCTGGCGGGCCAGCCAGGCCATTGGAAACGGACGGACGGACGCACAAATTGCCTTGCGGTCGAGGGTGCGTATCGGCTTAGGTGGCGACGGTCCTTTGAAGCTCTTGTTCGAGGGGCAAGATTCGCGTTCCTTTCTCGATGGAGACCGTGGCGATTTCCGGGACACGACCACAGTCAATGAATTCGACGTCCTACAGTTGGTCGGGTCATTAACCGTAAACAATCTCTTTGGAACCGGGCTTCGTACCGATGTTCACTTCGGACGCATGACCTTGGATCTCGGCAATCGCCGGTTGGTCGCACGAAATGCGTTTCGCAACACGACCAATTCCTTCGATGGGTTTCACTGGCAACTCAGTCAAGACAAGACCTGGAGAATCCGGGGGTTTGCGACGCAACCGGTCGTGCGTGACGACACGAGGCTCGATCAACAATACAACAACCTGCTCTTTTGGGGAACCTACTTTGAAAGTCGCCATTTCCCATGGTTCCTGGTCGACGCCTATTATTTGGGCCTGAACGATCAACGACTCCCGAACGGGACTACGCACCGTACCTACACGACCGCCGGAGGTCGCTTCTACAAGGACCCCAAGCCGGGGGAACCGGACTATGAAATAGAGACCACGTGGCAAACCGGCCGTCGTGGCGTCACCGATCACTTCGCCCACTTTCAGCATCTGGAACTCGGCTATATGTTCAATGTGCCCTGGACCCCTCGACTCGTGTTTCAATTTGACTATGCCAGTGGAGATCGCCAACCGGGCGATAGTCAGGATGAAGGGTTCGACACCTTGTTTGGCGCGCGGCGATGGGAGTACGGGCCAACCGGCACCTGGGGCCCATTTTCCAGAACCAACCTCATCACGCCGGGTTGGCGCATATTCCTCAACCCAACTCCCAATTGGATTTTGATGGCCAAACATCGCGTTTGGTATCTGGCGCAGGACAGAGATGTCTTCGGCAATACCGGCTTGCGGGACCAGACCGGGAATTCCGGCACGTCGTTGGGGCATGACGTCGAACTGCAAGCGCAATGGATGATCAACGCGAACCTAGATTTCGATGTGGGGTACGTGCACTGGTTCAAAGGCTCGTATTTTGACAGCCCCACCATCCTCGCCCAAATGCCTTCCGGTGGAAACAAAGATTCGGATTATTTTTATGCGTCGATACGGCTCAGAATTTAG
- the cysT gene encoding sulfate ABC transporter permease subunit CysT, whose translation MRLTLKQPSVLPGFGLTLGFAIFYFSLIVLIPLSGLFIKTSTLSWEQFWEIVTNPRAIASYQLTFGASLVGALINGLFGSIIAWVLVRYRFPGRSLVDALVDLPFALPTAVAGITLTAIYASNGWIGRYLEPLGIKVAFTPLGVLVALTFIGLPFVVRTVQPVLQDLDKEVEEAATTLGANRWQTFRAVIVPELWPALLTGIAMAFARAVGEYGSVIFIAGNMPLKSEITPLLIMTKLEQYNYSGATALGVVMLVASFVLALAINLLQWWSSTRHMNQ comes from the coding sequence ATGCGCCTGACGTTGAAACAGCCCAGCGTGCTCCCAGGATTCGGTCTGACATTGGGGTTCGCCATCTTTTATTTCAGCCTCATCGTGTTGATCCCTCTCAGCGGCCTCTTTATAAAGACCAGTACATTGTCCTGGGAACAGTTTTGGGAGATCGTCACCAACCCACGGGCCATTGCCTCCTATCAGCTGACGTTCGGGGCTTCGCTGGTCGGCGCGCTCATCAACGGATTGTTCGGGTCGATCATCGCGTGGGTGTTGGTCAGGTACCGTTTCCCAGGCCGGTCTCTCGTCGATGCGCTCGTCGATCTCCCCTTTGCCCTGCCGACCGCAGTCGCCGGCATTACGCTGACGGCGATCTATGCGTCAAACGGATGGATCGGCCGGTATCTGGAACCGTTGGGCATCAAGGTCGCTTTCACTCCGTTGGGTGTACTTGTTGCGCTGACGTTCATCGGATTGCCGTTTGTCGTTCGTACTGTACAGCCGGTGCTGCAGGATTTGGACAAGGAAGTTGAAGAGGCCGCCACCACGCTGGGGGCCAATCGATGGCAAACATTTCGAGCCGTCATCGTGCCCGAGCTTTGGCCTGCGCTCCTGACCGGGATCGCGATGGCGTTTGCGCGCGCCGTCGGGGAGTATGGATCGGTCATTTTCATTGCGGGCAATATGCCCCTCAAATCGGAGATCACCCCGCTGCTGATCATGACCAAATTGGAACAGTACAATTATTCGGGAGCCACTGCGCTGGGCGTGGTGATGCTTGTGGCATCGTTTGTCCTGGCCTTGGCGATCAACCTCCTTCAGTGGTGGAGCAGCACTCGCCACATGAATCAATAG
- a CDS encoding amino acid racemase, translated as MPHVGIVAGTAEGAALCYRTLSLEAEHVLGRRDEHPEITLHSFPLDLYLNAIDRDDWREVAALMSHSASKLARVGADFIICPNNTLHKAIDLVESPLPWLHIAKPVLEEIMQHGWRRVGILGTQIVMEGSIYRHALKQRDIQMVIPTGADRVRIQQMIRSELIAGRFTSGSRLFLQKVISEMAEEGVEAVILGCTELPVFLSEEQSVLPLLDSTRLLARAELRYGVQRQWQSGEERETGRRCMRVSPTECCVRTKTDMAMKASVMRRVGFRIHGIPAN; from the coding sequence ATTCCGCATGTCGGCATTGTCGCCGGAACGGCTGAGGGAGCAGCCCTCTGTTACCGGACCTTGAGTCTGGAAGCGGAGCATGTCTTGGGGCGCCGAGATGAGCACCCCGAGATCACGCTCCATTCGTTCCCCCTTGATCTATATCTCAACGCGATCGACCGGGACGACTGGAGAGAGGTGGCGGCTCTCATGTCTCACTCGGCCTCCAAACTGGCCCGGGTCGGCGCCGATTTCATTATTTGTCCGAACAACACGTTGCACAAGGCTATTGACTTGGTTGAATCGCCGCTCCCGTGGCTGCACATCGCCAAGCCGGTTCTGGAAGAAATCATGCAGCACGGATGGCGACGAGTCGGAATTCTCGGAACGCAGATCGTCATGGAAGGGTCGATCTATCGGCATGCGCTGAAGCAGCGAGATATACAGATGGTGATTCCAACGGGGGCCGACAGGGTCCGAATTCAGCAGATGATTCGGAGTGAACTGATTGCAGGCCGGTTCACAAGCGGCTCTCGCCTTTTTTTGCAGAAGGTGATCTCGGAGATGGCCGAGGAGGGGGTTGAAGCGGTCATTCTCGGATGCACGGAATTGCCTGTATTCCTCTCTGAGGAACAATCGGTTCTTCCGCTGCTGGACTCTACACGCTTGCTGGCGCGAGCTGAGCTGCGTTACGGGGTCCAGAGGCAATGGCAGTCGGGAGAAGAGCGTGAGACAGGTCGTCGATGCATGAGAGTTTCACCAACAGAGTGTTGTGTGCGGACCAAAACTGACATGGCGATGAAGGCTTCAGTGATGAGACGAGTGGGTTTTCGTATACACGGAATACCCGCGAATTGA
- a CDS encoding sulfate ABC transporter substrate-binding protein has protein sequence MKTEKRKEHVVRIKRLAPISITAVLSGLLLLSSSLQAAESVVILNVSYDPTRELYQEFNAAFAKYWQKEKGQPVVVKQSHAGSSKQARAVIDGLDADVVTLALAYDVDAIAKARLLPANWQTRLPHNSSPYTSTIVFLVRKGNPKAIRDWDDLVKPGVAVIPANPKTSGAARWAYLSAWGYALKKYDNSDTKAKEFIGKFYANVPVLDSGARGATTTFVERGIGDVLVGWENEAYLALKEFGAGKFEIVTPSVSILAEPTVSLVDSVAKKKGTETQAQAYLQYLYSDEGQEIAAKHFYRPRSEAALAKYAGQFSKVSLFTINDVFGGWQKAQQTHFADGGVFDEIYKLK, from the coding sequence ATGAAGACTGAGAAGAGAAAGGAGCATGTTGTGCGGATAAAACGGTTAGCACCTATATCTATAACGGCAGTGTTGTCTGGATTGCTTTTGCTGAGTTCATCGCTTCAGGCTGCCGAATCGGTGGTCATCTTAAATGTGTCCTATGATCCGACGCGGGAGCTGTACCAGGAATTCAATGCGGCCTTTGCCAAGTATTGGCAGAAGGAAAAAGGCCAACCGGTCGTCGTCAAGCAATCGCACGCTGGGTCCAGCAAACAAGCGCGGGCCGTGATCGACGGCCTGGATGCCGACGTGGTGACGTTGGCCTTGGCCTATGACGTGGATGCCATCGCCAAAGCTCGCCTGTTGCCGGCAAATTGGCAGACACGGTTGCCACACAACAGTTCACCCTATACCTCGACTATTGTCTTCCTGGTGCGGAAGGGAAATCCCAAAGCCATTCGTGATTGGGACGACCTCGTGAAACCCGGAGTGGCGGTCATTCCTGCCAATCCGAAAACGTCGGGGGCCGCGCGCTGGGCCTATCTGTCCGCATGGGGCTATGCACTGAAAAAATATGACAATAGCGACACGAAGGCTAAGGAATTTATCGGAAAGTTTTACGCGAATGTGCCGGTGCTCGATTCGGGTGCACGGGGTGCAACCACGACATTCGTTGAGCGCGGAATCGGGGACGTGCTGGTCGGATGGGAAAACGAGGCATATTTGGCGCTCAAGGAATTCGGCGCGGGGAAATTCGAGATTGTGACCCCGTCGGTCAGCATCCTCGCTGAGCCGACCGTATCGCTCGTCGATTCGGTGGCGAAGAAAAAGGGCACCGAAACCCAGGCGCAGGCCTACCTCCAGTATCTCTATTCAGATGAAGGCCAGGAGATCGCAGCCAAGCACTTTTACCGCCCCCGTTCGGAGGCGGCGTTGGCCAAATATGCGGGCCAGTTCTCGAAAGTGAGTTTGTTTACGATCAATGACGTATTCGGAGGGTGGCAAAAGGCACAGCAGACACATTTTGCAGACGGTGGAGTCTTTGACGAGATCTACAAGCTGAAATAG
- the cysW gene encoding sulfate ABC transporter permease subunit CysW has protein sequence MNSVTTAADKDLEWKDSLTTESSLVRKLLIAAAFLYLTLFLFVPIVAIFSEALKHGLASYFESFLNEDALAAIRLTLLVAAVAVPLNAVFGVAAAWAIAKFEFIGKQALITLIDMPLAVSPVISGLIYVLLFGAQGWLGPWLAEHDIKIIFALPGIVLATIFVTVPFVARELIPLMQSQGREEEEAAITLGASGWQMFTRVTLPNIKWSLLYGVILCNARAMGEFGAVSVVSGHIRGLTNTMPLHVEILYNEYNAASAFGVASLLTLLAIVTLSAKALIERKTASPHQRMP, from the coding sequence ATGAATTCTGTCACGACTGCCGCCGACAAGGATCTGGAGTGGAAAGATTCGCTCACGACCGAGAGCTCTCTCGTCCGTAAGCTGTTGATTGCCGCCGCGTTCCTCTATTTGACGCTCTTCCTATTCGTCCCGATTGTCGCCATCTTTAGCGAAGCGTTGAAACATGGACTCGCCAGTTACTTCGAGTCGTTTCTCAATGAGGATGCCCTTGCGGCGATACGTTTGACCCTCCTGGTCGCGGCTGTGGCTGTGCCGCTGAACGCCGTCTTCGGGGTGGCGGCGGCTTGGGCTATCGCCAAGTTCGAATTCATCGGTAAGCAGGCGCTTATTACCCTGATCGATATGCCGTTGGCTGTCTCTCCCGTGATCTCTGGATTGATCTATGTCCTGCTCTTTGGGGCTCAGGGCTGGCTGGGGCCGTGGTTGGCCGAGCACGATATCAAGATCATCTTTGCGTTGCCCGGTATCGTCCTCGCAACGATTTTTGTGACGGTTCCGTTTGTCGCCCGCGAGCTCATTCCCCTTATGCAATCGCAAGGGCGTGAGGAAGAGGAAGCGGCCATCACGCTGGGGGCCTCGGGCTGGCAAATGTTTACACGCGTGACGCTGCCGAACATCAAATGGAGTCTCCTTTATGGGGTGATTTTGTGCAATGCGCGTGCGATGGGTGAGTTCGGCGCGGTGTCGGTGGTCTCAGGCCATATCCGAGGGCTGACGAACACGATGCCGCTGCATGTCGAGATTCTATACAACGAGTACAACGCTGCGTCGGCGTTTGGCGTCGCCTCACTCCTGACCCTGTTGGCGATCGTAACCCTCTCGGCAAAGGCGCTGATCGAGCGGAAAACAGCCTCACCGCATCAGCGCATGCCCTAG
- the modA gene encoding molybdate ABC transporter substrate-binding protein, translating into MTFAHRLARALFFISIVSFAGSVTPPAYAQSEVLTIAAATNLKDVLRKILPLFEAQNRDLAVRVIYAQPKTLTKQIEEGAPVDVYLPALIEDIDQLESKELILKGTKHVYARTALVLITNSAFPAQLDSIQDLETKPVRHIAIGDPSASAVGKDTIQFLRDRNLESRLKSQFIYGEHSRAVLDLVSKGEAELGVVHRTDAIGSKRVRIIDSAPSGSHRPITYGVASPWTARNISGARDFVSFLQSEKAQGEFKQYGFEPIVSDINLTQREEVKP; encoded by the coding sequence ATGACATTCGCGCATCGCCTTGCTCGCGCACTGTTCTTCATCAGTATCGTCTCATTTGCCGGATCAGTGACTCCACCCGCGTATGCACAATCCGAGGTCCTCACCATCGCGGCGGCTACTAACCTGAAAGACGTGCTTCGAAAGATATTGCCTCTTTTCGAAGCGCAAAACCGAGACCTCGCGGTACGGGTCATTTATGCGCAACCCAAGACACTCACCAAGCAAATCGAGGAAGGGGCACCGGTGGATGTATATCTTCCTGCGCTCATCGAGGACATCGATCAGCTGGAAAGCAAGGAGCTTATCCTTAAAGGCACCAAACATGTCTACGCTCGTACGGCCCTTGTGTTGATCACCAACAGTGCGTTCCCGGCACAGCTCGACTCCATTCAAGATCTTGAGACCAAACCCGTGAGGCATATCGCCATCGGAGATCCCTCGGCGTCAGCCGTCGGCAAAGACACCATCCAGTTCTTGAGAGATCGAAACCTCGAGTCCCGTCTGAAATCTCAATTCATCTACGGAGAACATTCTCGAGCCGTCCTGGATCTTGTCTCAAAGGGAGAGGCGGAGCTGGGTGTGGTACATCGAACCGATGCCATCGGATCTAAGCGAGTGCGCATCATCGATTCGGCGCCATCCGGCAGTCATAGACCGATCACATACGGAGTCGCCTCACCTTGGACGGCACGCAACATTTCGGGAGCCCGCGACTTCGTTTCGTTCCTGCAGAGCGAAAAGGCGCAGGGGGAATTCAAACAATACGGATTTGAGCCGATCGTATCAGATATCAACCTCACACAGCGCGAGGAGGTCAAGCCATGA
- a CDS encoding sulfate ABC transporter ATP-binding protein: MSIRVDHVTKRFGTFTVLNDVNLQVEAGELVALLGPSGCGKTTLLRILAGLERPDQGRIFLHGTEVTDQRITERRVGFVFQHYALFRHMTVAENVAFGLNVLPRTQRPSVARIQEKVQELLRLVQLQAMADRYPSQLSGGQRQRVALARALAVEPKLLLLDEPFGALDAKVRKELRRWLRRLHDDLHITSILVTHDQEEALEAAHRVVVMHQGSIEQVGTPDEVYENPATPFVYQFLGDVNVFHGRISHDRLLDKEAGERAQADGDASDHKEVTFVRPHDFELSPTRTAPTQLEATVQFLITAGARVHVELVSKESSEIIAVELTKERYRELKLQQGDVVFVHPKQLQVFKVPHA, encoded by the coding sequence ATGAGTATCCGGGTCGATCATGTTACGAAACGGTTTGGAACGTTCACGGTATTGAACGACGTCAACCTGCAGGTTGAGGCGGGAGAACTTGTTGCGCTCCTCGGCCCGTCCGGTTGCGGCAAGACGACGCTGCTGAGAATTCTCGCTGGATTGGAACGACCGGATCAGGGACGCATCTTTCTACACGGCACGGAGGTGACGGATCAACGAATCACCGAGCGCCGAGTGGGATTCGTCTTCCAGCATTATGCGCTGTTTCGGCACATGACCGTGGCGGAGAACGTCGCGTTTGGACTGAACGTGCTTCCTCGGACACAACGCCCTTCTGTAGCGCGAATACAAGAGAAAGTTCAGGAGTTGCTGAGGCTTGTGCAGCTGCAGGCGATGGCTGATCGGTATCCCAGTCAGCTCTCGGGAGGCCAGCGACAACGTGTCGCACTGGCCAGAGCATTGGCGGTGGAGCCGAAACTTCTTCTGCTGGATGAACCGTTTGGAGCATTGGATGCGAAGGTCCGTAAAGAACTCCGCCGATGGCTCCGGCGGCTCCACGACGACTTGCATATTACGAGCATCTTAGTGACCCACGATCAAGAAGAAGCTCTGGAAGCGGCTCATCGTGTCGTCGTGATGCATCAGGGGAGTATTGAGCAGGTGGGTACACCGGATGAAGTCTATGAAAATCCGGCAACTCCGTTCGTGTACCAATTCCTCGGCGATGTCAATGTGTTCCACGGGCGCATTTCACATGACCGACTCTTGGATAAGGAGGCCGGTGAACGGGCGCAGGCCGATGGAGATGCTTCCGATCATAAGGAAGTGACGTTCGTGCGGCCTCATGATTTTGAGCTCAGCCCGACTCGGACCGCACCGACACAACTCGAAGCGACCGTCCAGTTTCTCATTACGGCCGGCGCACGAGTTCATGTGGAACTGGTGTCGAAAGAATCGTCTGAAATTATCGCGGTCGAGTTGACGAAGGAACGTTATCGTGAGTTGAAATTACAGCAAGGTGATGTCGTCTTTGTGCACCCGAAGCAGTTGCAGGTGTTCAAAGTGCCTCATGCGTAA
- a CDS encoding YezD family protein — protein sequence MSKADQDVTNSNSDAAVEQAILLALRGIRFGSVEIIVHDSKVVQIERKEKTRFDGTLSRSIR from the coding sequence ATGTCTAAGGCAGATCAAGACGTAACGAATTCAAACTCAGATGCGGCGGTCGAGCAAGCAATTCTGCTCGCACTGAGAGGAATTCGGTTCGGGTCTGTCGAAATCATCGTTCATGACTCCAAAGTGGTCCAGATTGAACGAAAAGAAAAGACACGCTTTGACGGCACACTTTCACGCTCGATTCGATAA
- the modA gene encoding molybdate ABC transporter substrate-binding protein, with amino-acid sequence MKLKVLAWCLCVCSSMAVPSAFAEQAVVAVAANFVPPFREIAIEFEQSTGHQLRVAAGSSGNFYSQIKNGAPFDVFFSADMERPKKLEDEELGVKDSRFTYAIGRIVLWSPNADLIKGEETLRSKKFKRLAIANPKTAPYGVAAMQTLQKLELWETLQPQIVMGESIGQTMGFIESGNAQLGFVALSQVMDPRIKGQGSRWDVPTNLHEPIKQDVILLTKGKDNAAAKALLEFMSGPQAGKIIQYYGYELK; translated from the coding sequence ATGAAACTGAAGGTTCTCGCATGGTGCTTGTGTGTGTGTTCGAGTATGGCGGTACCATCGGCCTTCGCCGAACAAGCCGTAGTGGCCGTCGCCGCCAATTTTGTTCCGCCGTTCCGTGAAATCGCAATCGAGTTTGAACAATCGACCGGGCATCAGCTTCGGGTTGCTGCCGGTTCCTCCGGAAATTTTTATTCGCAGATCAAGAATGGCGCACCGTTCGATGTGTTCTTCTCAGCCGACATGGAACGGCCCAAGAAGTTGGAAGATGAGGAGTTGGGCGTCAAGGATTCCCGTTTCACCTATGCCATTGGCCGGATCGTGCTCTGGAGTCCGAATGCCGATCTGATCAAGGGAGAAGAGACGTTGCGTTCAAAGAAATTCAAACGTTTGGCCATCGCAAACCCAAAAACCGCACCATACGGCGTCGCGGCCATGCAGACTCTACAAAAGCTGGAGCTCTGGGAGACTCTGCAACCCCAAATCGTCATGGGTGAAAGTATTGGCCAGACGATGGGATTCATCGAATCCGGGAATGCGCAATTGGGATTTGTGGCCTTATCTCAAGTCATGGATCCGAGAATCAAGGGGCAAGGCAGCCGCTGGGATGTCCCCACCAATCTGCATGAACCGATCAAACAAGACGTGATCTTGTTGACGAAGGGAAAGGATAATGCAGCGGCAAAAGCGCTCCTGGAGTTCATGAGCGGGCCGCAAGCCGGAAAGATCATCCAATACTATGGGTATGAGTTGAAGTAG
- the modB gene encoding molybdate ABC transporter permease subunit — MGALTDLDLSALWVSVRLATMTVVVLLIVGTPLAWWLAHTRSRLRPIVEAAVALPIVLPPTVLGFYILVALGPYGPLGHFANLTLAFTFTGLVIASVFYSMPFVIQPLQSAFEAAGQAPLEAAWSLRASKLDAFLTVISPIALRGYISAIVLGFAHTMGEFGVVLMVGGSIPGQTRVLSTTIFEHVEAMEYGQAHAISAFMLGFSFLVLLAVYIVNRRFPIHVS, encoded by the coding sequence ATGGGAGCTTTGACAGACCTGGATCTCAGCGCGCTATGGGTCAGCGTCCGACTGGCCACGATGACCGTGGTTGTTCTTCTAATTGTGGGAACTCCCCTCGCCTGGTGGCTGGCTCATACCAGATCCCGATTGAGACCCATCGTGGAAGCCGCTGTCGCGCTCCCGATCGTGCTTCCTCCTACCGTCCTGGGATTCTACATTCTCGTCGCGCTGGGTCCGTACGGACCGTTAGGCCATTTTGCCAACCTCACACTGGCATTTACTTTCACCGGCCTGGTCATCGCCTCGGTTTTTTATTCGATGCCATTCGTGATACAGCCGCTGCAAAGCGCATTCGAAGCCGCCGGTCAGGCTCCGCTGGAAGCCGCCTGGTCACTACGCGCGTCGAAGCTGGATGCGTTTCTGACGGTGATATCCCCTATCGCGCTACGAGGCTATATCAGCGCGATTGTGCTCGGGTTCGCGCATACGATGGGAGAGTTCGGGGTGGTGCTCATGGTCGGGGGATCGATTCCGGGACAAACGCGCGTCCTCTCGACAACCATTTTTGAGCATGTCGAAGCCATGGAATATGGTCAGGCGCATGCGATTTCCGCCTTCATGCTAGGCTTCTCGTTTCTCGTATTGTTGGCCGTGTACATCGTAAACCGACGATTCCCCATCCATGTGTCATGA
- a CDS encoding helix-turn-helix domain-containing protein, with the protein MKIQTEQRENAGQFSNRLKSVRTRNGFSQGELARRAGMTRQAVSSIESNRYLPTTAVALRLASVLSCRVEDLFALIPAEDIIEGELIGQRLEKEPNISPIRVKVSTIGRRMIVRPVADLGGQLSIAVPADGYIADTHHKSSGTTVRVKLSRDREVIQQEISVAGCDPAIFLAGEHLRRRKDQTTVVGWPMGSMAALRALQRGEVHVAGLHLFDPATGESNMPFLRRHLKGSAYEIVTFATWEEGFLVRKGNPLSIRTAADLAQPTVTVVNREEGSGARLLLDQRLRASGVEPTHVQGYDRIVSSHFEVARAINGRQADVGIGIRSAAQLFGLDFVPLQAARYDLVVPKFYLKSHPTLAHLFETIVSGPFRNEIEALGGYDTTDTGKVHALRAV; encoded by the coding sequence ATGAAGATTCAGACCGAACAACGTGAAAACGCCGGTCAGTTTTCCAATCGCCTCAAATCTGTCCGAACGAGGAACGGCTTCTCTCAGGGCGAGCTCGCCAGGCGAGCGGGCATGACGCGGCAGGCTGTCTCTTCCATTGAATCAAATCGGTATTTGCCGACCACGGCCGTTGCGCTCCGGCTGGCCTCTGTTTTGTCATGCCGTGTAGAGGATCTATTCGCTCTTATCCCGGCTGAAGACATCATCGAAGGTGAGTTGATCGGTCAGCGCCTAGAAAAAGAGCCAAATATTTCCCCCATTCGGGTCAAGGTTTCCACTATAGGAAGACGGATGATCGTGCGCCCTGTCGCCGACTTGGGCGGGCAGCTCTCCATCGCCGTTCCTGCCGATGGATATATCGCCGACACGCATCACAAGTCCTCCGGCACGACCGTTCGAGTCAAACTTTCGCGGGATCGGGAAGTGATCCAACAGGAAATCTCCGTGGCCGGATGCGACCCGGCGATTTTTTTGGCCGGTGAACATTTACGGCGACGCAAGGATCAGACGACGGTCGTCGGTTGGCCGATGGGAAGCATGGCGGCGCTGCGGGCCTTGCAGCGTGGCGAGGTCCATGTTGCCGGATTGCACCTATTTGATCCAGCCACCGGCGAATCGAATATGCCGTTCCTTCGGCGGCACCTCAAAGGATCGGCCTATGAAATCGTCACGTTTGCGACGTGGGAAGAGGGCTTCTTGGTTCGAAAAGGCAATCCATTGTCCATCCGGACTGCAGCCGATCTTGCCCAACCGACGGTTACTGTGGTCAATCGGGAGGAAGGCTCTGGGGCGAGGCTGCTGCTTGATCAACGATTGCGGGCATCCGGAGTAGAACCGACCCATGTTCAAGGATACGACCGGATCGTATCCTCTCATTTTGAAGTGGCTCGAGCCATCAATGGACGCCAGGCCGACGTTGGGATTGGCATTCGCTCGGCGGCACAACTTTTTGGACTCGACTTCGTTCCACTACAAGCCGCGCGCTACGATCTGGTCGTACCCAAGTTTTACTTAAAATCCCATCCGACCCTAGCCCACTTGTTTGAGACCATCGTGAGCGGACCATTTCGAAATGAGATCGAAGCCTTGGGAGGATACGACACGACCGACACGGGGAAAGTCCATGCCCTGCGGGCCGTTTAA